A window from Citrus sinensis cultivar Valencia sweet orange chromosome 3, DVS_A1.0, whole genome shotgun sequence encodes these proteins:
- the LOC102609198 gene encoding uncharacterized protein LOC102609198, producing the protein MANLVPGVLLKLLQHMNTDVKVAGEHRSSLLQVVSIVPALAGGELFPNQGFYLKVSDSSHATYVSLPDEHDDLILSDKIQLGQFIHVERLESASPVPILRGVRPVPGRHPCVGSPEDIVATHSLGFLNNDNKSSNSSSCSKPGEKVKSPVKVVSGNSHVGEKEKVVGNKLNGGAKDDPLEKKRGTLSRSNSQLSKALTLNVKKEVLGKSKSSSSRSIPSSPTSVYSLPTSFEKFANGVKHQSRIKGLDKVTAKVGSVEKVSSVRGGSPTARRLPVIKNLVQGFEFGAKALRKSWEGNLEVKTRENSKLRAAKHDPKPEARSTSAPRRSTSSDRLPSKEDGKVHMSAKASKEENKFQTPAKKIPANGMLNDQEQSNKKKTFIGRKSGEPNNNGLPGNLVKVPINSRRLTDGSVSWAALPSSLAKLGKEVMKHRDAAQTAAIEAMLEASASERLLRCLSLYSELTSSANEDNPQPAVEQFLTLHSSLNNARMIADSLSKILPVGSSPDQEENPSEEALKVTSDRRKHAASWVQAALATNLSSFSVFSKETNSTLSAPAASSQGQKIVSANQPMIVLENSAKNVSAKTPGKPRSTVVSKLVASGAIRRPGDSPATGQKPQPQPLPEWTRGNGLDEAVDLAEMLQMESQDWFLGFVERFLDADVDTSSLSDNGQIAGMLSQLKSVNDWLDKIGSSKDEVEAPRVSAETVDRLRKKIYEYLLTHVESAAAALGSGSQSSPRVQAAETKSKKVT; encoded by the exons ATGGCAAATCTTGTGCCTGGTGTGCTTCTCAAGCTTTTACAACACATGAACACAGATGTGAAGGTTGCTGGTGAGCATAGGTCTTCTCTGTTGCAAGTTGTGAGCATAGTGCCTGCATTAGCCGGAGGTGAGCTTTTCCCCAACCAAGGCTTTTACTTGAAGGTTTCGGATTCATCCCATGCTACCTACGTATCTTTGCCTGATGAACATGATGATTTAATTCTTAGTGATAAGATTCAGTTAGGCCAGTTTATTCATGTTGAGAGGCTTGAATCTGCTTCTCCTGTCCCCATTCTTCGTGGGGTTAGGCCTGTTCCGGGGAGGCATCCTTGTGTAGGAAGCCCTGAAGATATTGTGGCAACTCATTCTCTTGGGTTCCTCAACAATGATAATAAGAGTAGTAATAGCTCTTCGTGTTCTAAGCCTGGGGAGAAAGTGAAATCACCTGTGAAAGTAGTGTCAGGCAATAGTCATGTTGGTGAAAAGGAGAAGGTTGTTGGGAATAAATTGAACGGTGGAGCTAAAGATGATCCATTGGAGAAGAAAAGGGGGACTTTGAGTAGATCGAATTCTCAATTGTCGAAggcattaactttaaatgtgaagAAGGAAGTTTTAGGGAAATCGAAGTCATCAAGTTCAAGGTCAATCCCATCTTCTCCGACTAGTGTTTATTCATTGCCGACATCATTTGAGAAATTTGCCAACGGAGTTAAGCATCAATCAAGGATTAAGGGATTGGATAAGGTGACAGCAAAGGTGGGATCAGTGGAAAAGGTGAGTTCTGTTCGTGGGGGGAGTCCCACTGCAAGGAGGTTACCTGTTATCAAGAATTTAGTTCAAGGGTTTGAGTTTGGGGCCAAGGCTTTGCGGAAGAGCTGGGAAGGGAATTTGGAGGTGAAGACTAGGGAGAATTCAAAATTGAGAGCTGCCAAACATGATCCCAAGCCTGAAGCTCGGAGTACTTCT GCTCCTAGAAGAAGCACATCAAGTGATAGGTTACCATCGAAAGAGGATGGTAAGGTTCATATGTCTGCAAAAGCATCTAAAGAGGAGAACAAGTTTCAAACCCCTGCCAAGAAGATTCCTGCAAATGGAATGTTGAATGATCAAGAACaatcaaataagaaaaaaactttCATTGGAAGGAAATCAGGGGAACCGAATAATAATGGTCTTCCAGGAAATTTGGTCAAGGTTCCAATAAATAGTAGAAGATTAACAGATGGAAGTGTTTCATGGGCTGCGCTTCCCTCTTCCCTTGCAAAGCTTGGAAAG GAAGTAATGAAGCACAGAGATGCAGCGCAGACAGCTGCAATAGAGGCTATGCTGGAGGCTTCTGCTTCAGAGAGGTTACTTCGATGTTTAAG CTTGTATTCTGAGCTAACATCCTCTGCCAATGAAGACAATCCACAGCCAGCTGTGGAGCAATTCTTGACGCTTCATTCAAGCTTGAATAATGCTCGCATGATTGCTGATTCTCTATCAAAAATTCTACCAGTTGGTTCGTCCCCAGATCAGGAGGAAAATCCTTCAGAAGAAGCACTAAAGGTCACATCAGATAGACGGAAGCATGCAGCCTCTTGGGTCCAAGCTGCATTAGCCACTAATTTATCATCGTTCTCTGTTTTTAGTAAAGAAACCAACTCTACTCTTTCAGCTCCTGCGGCCTCTTCTCAAGGCCAAAAGATTGTTTCTGCCAATCAACCAATGATAGTGCTAGAAAATTCCGCTAAGAATGTTTCAGCGAAAACCCCAGGGAAACCCCGTTCAACAGTTGTCTCTAAGCTTGTTGCATCAGGAGCAATTCGCAGACCTGGTGATAGTCCAGCCACTGGTCAGAAGCCACAGCCCCAACCCCTACCAGAATGGACCAGAGGAAATGGCCTTGACGAGGCTGTTGACTTGGCAGAGATGTTGCAGATGGAGTCACAGGATTGGTTCTTGGGTTTTGTCGAAAGGTTCTTGGATGCTGATGTTGATACCTCGTCTCTTTCTGATAATGGTCAAATAGCAGGGATGTTGTCTCAGCTCAAGAGTGTGAACGACTGGTTAGACAAGATTGGGTCCAGCAAGGATGAAGTAGAAGCACCCCGTGTTTCAGCTGAGACAGTTGATAGGCTAAGGAAGAAAATATACGAGTATCTTCTCACACATGTCGAATCAGCAGCTGCTGCACTTGGCAGCGGCTCACAATCTTCACCACGAG